AATAAATTTACACCAGGCAGAATTACTCATTACTCATTCTTCAAATCTGGCTTTCTACATCGTGGCTTCTTTGATATGTGTGTTTCCTTAACATGAGCGATTTCACCATGGACGTTAACTTGAATGAATGAAGGATGTTATTCTTTTTGGCTTTCTGTTGACTGGCAACCATTATAAAAGCTCTTTAGTTTCCAATCCCTGGTGCTGACAAGCACTTTGGGAGGACCCCTTCACTAGATCGAGTGTTTGGAATTACAAGAGAGGCCAAGCAACTTCtgtcaatgaaaataaagaccCTCTCCACTGTTCAGAGCATTGGATTTTTTTGTTAGGTGGAGTTAGGGTACATTCACACCGACGGGCGCACTGGCTATCCATGCAAACAAATCCTACAGcatttaaaatacacacaaacaaagagcggatcaaacagacAAATTCTAGAGCGATTGACTAATTACCTCTCCTCCTTCTCTGGCCTCACAACCGGCTGGCATTGGATTCAACTAGTTACTTGAATTCACCTCATTTCCAACCAGTAGTAAATCAGTTTATCATGCATCTTATACTGTGCACTGGTTGTATTATATCCCAATCGTCTACTCAATAGCCTTTTGTATGCACAGATAAATGAATTGCTGAGTCATTATCTGACGCATtgcatgattattattattattattattattatgcatcaattttatatagcacttttctgGGTACTGAAAGttgctttacaatgaagggagcagtgttggggttcggtGCCCTGTTCAATAGCACCTCGgcagtgctcgagaagtgccctggcacctcttcAGCTACAAGAACAACTTCggttttttacaaatttgaagattAAGAGCCATGATTTGACAATGCTCTGAGGTCTCGGAGCGTTTCCAATCAAAGCATTTAATTGGCCTGGCAGACTCCGTTTAGCGGGTGTCCGCaagagtatgtttgagcctttaagggaaaaaacaggaaaaaacagaCTTACTGCAGTAATTGATGGCTTAGAAAGAATACAGTATCTATTCGAGCTAATAATAGGTTTAATTTATTGtggaattatttttgttgtagacaATTCTTTATCTCTGGCTTCACTGCTCATATGTTTCAGGTTTTCCAAAGACAGGAGTTTAGGGAAACAATGAGAATTGGCAGTGAAACGGGAAGGTTTTGTGGCAACTGAGAGGTCCGTGCTCTGCAGTGAGAACTTCAAGGCACATGACTTTGACAGGACACGGCAAATAGTCCGGCTGAGACAGGAAGTCAAATACTAAAtactttgttgtttatgttcttgttctttgaatatttcagttctttggctccaataataataaagatgatgatagggatataatattaatagtgacagtagtctatctatctatctatctgtctatctatctatctatctatctatctatctatcgatctatctatctatctacctatctatcgaTCTGTCGTGTCTGATGTTTATTACAAACAAACCCCGTGAAAATTGCTTGAGAATTGAGagatttatgacaactttaatagtgtaaacatcattcctctatagatgtaatgcACTGTAGGAGCGATTGCCACcgttccaagatggccgccctgtagACGCACCGCTCTCGTCGGCTGCGGTATCTACGTATATATTGTCTATGCTTTAAGTGCTCactttgacccatagatgagagACTCTTCTttgggtttctgtttttctgcctagagaagtctctactccagtaacagtCGCCTCAAGAGCCTCGGTTAGTTCATGCAACTACACCAGGGGCTGTTTGGTGCAGATCAGAAGTTGTGCTCTGAATGCAAACTGAGCTAAACCAAGATGATAACAATTATCAGTTGTCCTTCGGCTATTCGGACCAAGTTCGGGACTAAAGCACCCTCACCCCCAATTTcaactggatgcggctccgctgctttacgtctcctccgcagcagtttccactttagtctatgtgttaatttccaccgagTCCGCTGCGGTATACgttatacgcagggcttctaattctggcggacaccggagcacgacgcatcaatcagcacagagcaaattaagctaaacaggaaattaagcatgtattccgcaataaaatatctggttacttttcaaaatgaaacacttcagattatatttcaagtaactacatcaccaaaacgtcataatgtgtaaaaacaaaatcacattcactgtattgtttcctctcatactgtaactcactgtaaactgcagtaactttgatttagttcatgttttactggtgcagttttatcttttctctgttggctgttgctaaaaaatgtgtctatgacaaatccagagtcacaccttcttgttctccttcgttaggaacactgacctgtttattgttgtgtttataacacatacttttaactgcgttcttgcgcaattatataaatatcgtgagaactgctctgtctcgtgacgtcacagtcgtccaactgGAGTGCGCCGTAGTGCACTCAAAATGCAACCGGTGTGGATTACTGGACGGCGGACAgtgtggcgcagcggagacatatccagtggaaacctCCAGTTAGTCTTCTCCTTGTTGCACAGCTTGATTAGATGAGGGACTGAGTGTAGAATCAATGCCAAGTACTATTCTAAAGAAAAACCTGTTCAAGCAAGGGACTGCCAAACATAGAGAAGACAACTATGTAGCCTATGtatatgaatattattatttggggTATTTATGACCATAGCTGCATTTtgttaaccttgcctgcaagatggattctcctggtgttcacaaacaccagaatccatcttgtgctgttcccgcctttgcctttcaaaaCCGAACTGAACCGAtttgaaccaatcatgaggcagtgttgtagtttagggcgggatatccgggtgtgcaaaaacggcaaaagtcactcaacgacataatgaccgcagcattactatcccaaaagaaagttttcaccagcggattgttgttgttgttgttgttgcagcaggttctctgcggcgcatgccaATGACGACACCATTTGTTACCGtttgattggctaaaacaaaccGTGGTGGACATGGTGGTTGTTTCTATGCCATGAACCAAGTGTCAGCTCCTGCTCCTCAGAGTATTGTCAAAACATGATTCTTAATTTTCAAATTCGTACAATGCGTCCATAATGACTCAGCGATTCATTTCTCTATGCACACAAAAAGCTGATGAGCAGATAATATAACCGGtacacagtaaaagtaaaagaCTGATTTACTACTGGCTGGAAATAAGGTGAATTCAATTAAGTAGTTGAATCCACAGCCAGAgggcagaggaggaggaatgaTTATCAGTCATTTGGCTAACAGCAAGGGAACCGGACGCCAAGGGACAAGCTGCTGATGCTGCATTAATTCCTCTGAGACTTCAAACTGATGAATCAAAATCAGATTAGGACCTTTCAACTATCCACTTTGAGCGTGCATGTGTCTACATCAGCAAAGCGCCTTATGAACATAAATGATTCTTAAATAACatgcaataaaaacaagaactaatgacttttttttttgccacagtTGCATCATATCAAGCCAATGCAGAGGAAGGAAGCAGTTCAATGAATGAGGGTTGTGGATAGCTAGAACAAATATTGGCCCCTATTTGCACTGTTCACGGTGTTAGCCTGTGCCTCTTATTCTCAGAATTATAACATCATATATCATCgttcaataaaatgaaaacacacgcacaatggtacaaatgttttatatttaaaaaaataaaaataatcaagaaaaaaaaagaggctgaacattaaaaatgtaattccaaTGTACTTGACATTGCAGTCTTTTAATCCCAAGATATTTTGTATTCATTGTACGTTCACTCACACAACAATATACTTCTGTGTTTTCGAAAAATACAGCGAATCATGCAAATATAACAACTTTTCTTTTATGTTTTACACCACAATAGGCTTTCCCAGTTTTTATAGAACGTGTCATTGCAATTTTCACCATGTCAACCCATTCCTCACCTAAGAAAATATAGACCAAGAAGAACAACCAACTGAAATCAAAGACACACAATCAAGGCTCAGGCTGAGTATAAAACATCCATATAATGACCTTAAACCTTAGAGTTCTTTGATGACTAGTATACAAAATTCACAGGTATTTCACAGGTTCTTTGAGTTGTTGATCCCGCTTTGGAAACTGGTGGCACAACATTTCAAATGCTCTTTTTCTCTGAAACCCCCAGATGTAAGGGCCACATGTGTGTTCTACTACATTCTGATGAAGGATTTGTGTTTGTAGTCTAAGCTTCTCTCACTTCCTTGATTAACTATTAGATGATCACAAAAGAAACTGTGCAATTTTGGCCTATAATCAAAGCCGACTATTCTCCCACACACTAAGCTAAAAACATTGGCTGATTACAGAATGTCTCTTTGATGCTTTGTTTAATGCAACTAAAACAGAGGTTATATGTCATGTTTTCTTTTAGCCATGCTTGTAAATGTATATCTCCAGATTTGACCAGTAGTCCCACTTATTCACCTTGTTCTCAAAAGACCTTGGCAATTACCTGCCATTCACAAAGAACCCATTTTGGTTTTGTCATTGGGTGATTTATTCTGACTCAATATGTTCCTCTTTCTGCCAGAGAGGACAGTCTGTTTTGTATGACTATGAAGGGAATCATCACTTGGGGCATTTAAAAAGGTTAAAGGCTATATTTTAAGTGCTTTCATATGCCTAATGAAGAAAACTATTTTTGTGGTGCTGTTTTGCCAATGGTTATTACAAAAATGTCAGTTCCCTGGTCGATAGCATTGGTCTATTGatctttttgtgtttgattCTTCGGCATATGGATCCTCCAGTGCCTCAGTCTACTGTATATGAGCTTAGAGTGAGTGGAAAGCAGAGTTTACATGCTGGACCAGTTGATATATCACAGGTCCGATACAGAGAAACAGATAAGGAAAGTAATAACTTAACATTAAGGATTCACATCTGGAAATATGACTGACAACCAAGCATAATCTGTGGTCCAAATTACAGCCAATGATACATTAGTAGCCTGTGAATTCAtggaacttttgttttttggttattttgttttaataccaaatctaaataacaaataaacttacttaaaaccaaaacattgatacataaaaatctaaaaccagataagcagcatttttctttttacttttactctgctgcaaaatgatcttgtagcacgttgtccacctcacaccgatggcaACGAGGCGTAATTTATGTGTTGATGACGTTTTGTTAgcgttattgatgctggaagtccgaatctgtgattatctgccaactttaccgaacagtgttacggtccaaatagtatccaaataaactgatTGATTATTGACTGTGAGGCTCATGTGCATGAGGatcaatagatgttagaacttctaccatttgacacttttgcaaaaacagttacagcttttttggggtcagtaaaaaaacattttttgcacGTTATGATACCGCGAACAGCagctgtcaacacacacggaaattgatcacaagaaacgaggagcatcagcagattcattacaccacttctggttcctttaatcacatatcatgtgcatgttttacataacatcattttttttatttatgcattaataatgttttaattcaccagttcatcaatAACGTGACTTATGCGTCCCCACCCCCATCTGTaggtcctctctgtgtggtgaagctctcgtccatagttaCCCGCAAATATCCAACTATCagacaaacagaagatttaattttaaaacagaaaaatgctgcttgtctggtttttgatttttctgtatttctgttttggttttaagtcggtaaaacaacataacacaccatttatttgattttaaaacggaataaccaaagaacgaagggtacacagattccTGTGTTATCAGAGTTAAACGCCAGTAATAGTTTTAATGTAATCTAAATTTGGCAGTCAGTCAATACTAGCATATACCGTTACATTCTGACAGATCAAAAAAGGGAAGCAACTATAACCAGAATGTCTCTCAATAAAAAGTCAATGTCATATTCTAAAGCTTTTGTCAGTCTTTTCTTTGGCTCTGAAATgagaaaagtgcaacaaaagCATCTATTTCTAACAGTGCCATCGCTCAAGGGTTTAACTGTAAATATGTTTAGAAAGAAGACTTTTTTGTTTGATACTGgttcaattaaaacattttgatctTTTCATTACATTGATTGTGTTTCATGTGAAGCCTTTCTCTATGTAAATGTTGGATCCGAGACAAAAACTGAATTCTCATTACAGCACAAGCAATGTCAAAGTAGATGTAAATTGCATCTAATAAAGCAGTTTATAGCAATCCCCAGCCATCAGATTGTGCTTTGATCACAATTATCAAGCTTGTCTCATTTGTGTCTGACAGATAAACTGAGACCAGTTTAAGTATAAAGGAAATCTGTAAACAAGTTTGATTTGTCACTCATTAAATTGGTATAATAGTGCTTTTTTGAGGGGAGGgggctttacacacacacacactctcacacacacacacagcccagGGAAACATGTTAGAGCAGACGGCGGACCACATCACAGAAATTTTAATCCACCTGACTGAGCTTAGTCAAAGGTAAGCTCTTTTTCTCTTCCCGTGCTGTGACAGAGCAgtctacaaataaaaacaacgtATTTGTGAATGGGGCATTTAGCGGCCCTTTCTGATGGAAACAGCTGTTTGAAAACAAGGCCTGTcttcaaaacacaacaaagtagGTCCATCTGTTGTAACATCAGCAGTGTGTTagacaataataacaatgataagtagaaaatgtacatttcctgaagaaaatgcaagtgaggatgcaggtgccgGCCcgtgtcacactgcattagcttaacctagcattagcataacgttagcattagcctagaattaaCATCAGCattgcctagcattagcattagcctatcattaacactaacctagcaattGCTGAACATTAGCCACACAGTtgaatgggttgaaaaagtttaaaaaaagctgaaaaagtttaaattagtTGAAATGGttcaaaaaaggtgaaaaaagttgaacaaagttaaaatgggctgaaaaagtttaaatggtttgaaatagttgaaatggttgaaaaaatttgaaaaaagttaaaaatgggttaaagatagtagctgaacatgttaaaggttgaatggtcaaaatcagttgaaaaagctgaaatttccaatagaaatgaatgggaaagaaaaaatggaatacgtcaaaaagtttaaaagttacaatttATCAAAGCATAACTCTCGGGAACATACTGAttttttttgatagcttatttgtcaaaatcagacAAACGGTGTCGGAGGAGTTAAcgcagacggaagaaaaaacggATAACAATGATTGCCTCCTCCATCCTCACTAATAAGGTGCACCATGCCTTCTCCCACTTGACTGTGCTACGACTAtgatttttagggacatgcCTACATCAGCTTAGAAGCTAAAAGCTATTTTGAACACACGCACTGTGAGGAATAAAAATACAATCGATTAAGCAGAGCTGgtattttgatttgtttgacATTAAAATTCAAATGGCAATGCTTAAATTGAAAATACACATTAGACCAATGATGTGCACCTCACGATGTCTACCTTTGCTATTGTGAATAAGCTGAAATCGTAATTTGTTAaatagctaaaaaaaacaaacattcgcCGAATTTTGAATTATTAGTACTGACtattcacaatgtaaatgtaactgGTACAACAATAATATATGACTCTGGCCAATGACATGGCAAATTGTTGAGACAATTAAAAAATTTTACAGCATAGGGTTGACTTGATTTTTTAAGTTTTctcaattattcttttttaacagTGCAGCCACTAAAGTCAACGGACGGTTGCACTGCCTTTTAGATCACCAAAATAGCACCCAAATTGTCATTTCATATGGGAATAAGAAACACGTGGCCAACTCTGACAACACATgcattcattttatatatattcaaaattatattaaatttaGATACAGCTAAAAATCCTTTTTAGCTGTATCTATGATCCTGTTTATATCTGTGGTAATGAGCTCTTACATGTGGGAACTTAAAAGCAGAGCACTTGAATATGtccttatttaaatgaatacTGAACAGAAATATTActataattttattaaaaatcacTACCATTATTTTGTAGAATGTAACACAAATTTTACGCAATGATCCGTCATGTAAACAAATCCGAATGGCAGCAGAAGAAAGCATTTTACACTCCCAGTGTAAAATGTGGGCTTTTCTGTCAACATGTTTTGGTATTTAATGATCCAGGTTAAATGTTCAACCCTTTGTGGGATgagggatgaaataaaacaattaccATTTAACGTCAGGGTGATTCCAGGTTTTTGAGTTTGGATGTAAACTCAGAAGAGAAAAAATGGCATTCTTCTCAGATTTTGCTTAAAGCTGTTTGCTTAAAGCTAAATTACACCACACAATGcaataaaatgtgaatttttttttttttttttaaagtaatgtacATCACAACAAACCTCTCCTCCCCTACGCACATCTTCAACAAAACAAGCAGAAAGTAAACAAAGCTGTTTCTCTCTAGACAACAAACAGGCCAGAAAAAAGCATATAATGTAGATCAGTACGGAAATTAtacatttgcatattttttgttcttGCAATTCTTAGCAATTAATCAAAAACACTATAAATTTACTTGAAACCTTGACAAAGTCAGAGATGACGTGTGCTTTATATACCGAATCAAGTAGGCAGGCCTTTTTAAAACTCCCTCTCATTTCACCTGCAAGTGGCTGAAGGTGAACCAAGTAAACACCATGCATAGTTTAAAAGTAACGTCCAGCAACTCTTTGCAACCGTACCTGTACAATgacaaattcaaaaaaaaaaaaaaaaaaaaatcaataagaacaaatGCTTTCACGCAGGTTTCACATTTTCACAACAGGATATGTGTGATTGTATGTTAGCTGATTATTTGATGATGTGATTCCAACACAAAACTTTGAGTTCTCCTAAATATATTCCTTATGATAGCACATACATTGAGCAATGTTGAGTATCTGTGAATTTGATTTACAAAAGTAAGACCAAGGCCAGATAATGTTGCGAGCATAACTGTGTTTCACGGGAGTACAAAGCATCACTGCAGTATGTAAACAATACGAATATGTCACGTCTGACATCTGTACGTACCAAAAAAATTCTAGAGATGTTCAGACTCAGAAAACCAGCTACAAGGATAAATCTTTAAAAGCATTAACTGAGGGTGCGCTTCGGGGGGATTGACTGGGTGTCCCTTTGGGGTGGTTCCGGCCTCCTGGGGTTCTCTCTGTGGCCGCCTGCCAGTATGGTCTCATGGGCCTTGCAATGCCATCCAAATGCTgcttatacacacacatctgttGTGGATGCACATCAGGCATGTCTAAGATAGCTTACGTTGTCACATAACTTAGAAATAttagatgaaaaaaatctcTGTCACTATTGTAAGCACACACTCACTTCCTCTCTTCACTCTTATTTTCGTAGTGTCTGAATAATGGGATGTACTGGCAGAGCAGATCTCACTCCTCAACCTACACAAAAGCAGCATCACATGATAAAAACAGTATGCTCTCGTCCCATTTTGTCCAGTTTGTCCTTTATCCTCATATTTTCTATCTCAGTCAGGTGTAACACTCCCTGCTCTTTTTTATATCCTTCTCCAAAATAAAATCTAGCTTACCCTTCTATAGGGAGAGCGTAGTTACAGTTATGCAGAAATAAGGTATTAATTtgagttttacaaaaaaaaaaaaacatgcatagtaGTTGAGAAAAACCTATGACATCATATGCAGACTtggacaaaaaatacattaattgaAGTTGGATGGGCAAACACAACACTATCTAACGAGGGGTTTGCCAACATCCACTTTACAAAGACCACTTTATTTCAAACAGACTCATGATGCATTATTCCATGTGAACATGCCTGTCACAGGTAAGGTTACTAGTTAGTCAATTATGAAATACAATAGTAGTCATTTCTAGGCATTTTGGCAcaaattgtctttctgtgtcTATACTGTGCACGCATGATTATTAAAGTAATCTATTTCACTGTTTGAAAATAAATCGATGCTTACCATAGCACAAGAAAAAGATGCACCTTTAACTATTTTTGCATGACCCCACTTACGCAGCAACATCTTTGTGGTCATAACTTATTTTTACaagctaaatgttttaaaatttcCAAAGTATAGTAGCAACATATGATTCCTTCCACTAATTTACCAGTGCATGAACTCAAATGTCATTGCATCATAGTCTGACCTGACCTAAATGTCTAACCATCTCTTTGTGAACATCATACAgctgcatttaaaacaaaaaaaaaaaaaaaaaattatcatcttGGAATACAAAAGCataaaccgtgtgttattggcGTTCATCTTAAATTTGTTGGAATAAAAACATGGCACTGATAGTGTTGGTCAGTCAACAAGTTTCATCTCAAAGTATATGAGATAATCGGAGTTggcaaatgatttaaaaatagtGCTACAATGATGTTTAAAATAATTCACTGGAATGACTTTCAGATCTCAGGCACAGTTTCACAACTGTTTAAGTCAAGCGGAATGTCCTGTATCCCAGCATGCCACAAAGAGACGAAAAAAGGACAAAGCCCCCTTGTTGCCTTGCATTTCTTCCTCATGGCCTTCAAACTGTTACCGTTTGCCCTTGGGCAAATAAGGAACAACATTGCTCAGAACCCTCTTCTAGACTTACAGTTTTTGCTGTGCTGACACACCCTTCCAGTAGTCAAGAATGTCATGCAGGTCCTCGCCTTTAGCAAACTGCACCTTCTTCCGAAGCGCATTTCCAGCCGTCACATAACATGCCTCATTTTGTTGGCCTTTCCTGTAGGGCCGAAAGCGCTCCCAGATCCGTAATGTACTCTCTGAAGAGTATTCTGGGCTTGAGGAGTATCCCGAGTAACTGGAATGATGGCGGGCAGGAGAAAGCTGTGAGTAAGATGCTGCATCCCTGCGAGAACGTGACAGGGGTTTTAGAAAGGAAACCCTTTGACCCGGGGAGCCCTGGTGGGAATCTTCGTAGTAGAGAGCGGGGACAGAGTGGCGGTGCTCCGAACAGTGGTAGTCCTGCTGCACCtctagctgctgctgctgctgctgcgggtGATGATTTTGCTGCTGTTGGTTATAATGATGTGACTTCTGGCTGTCTTGACGTTGGGCACCAACACCACCACTGTCGCAACCACCACCACCCCCTCCTCCACAGCTCCCGCTCCCCACCAAAGGCAGCCTGTCAATGGGCTCCCCACAACCCACTGGGCTGGCCCGGTCTTGGAATTGGTGTTGCTGCTGTTTGCAGGCATCTGGGCTCCTTGGCTCCGAAACATCCAAGCTGTAAACCCTTGCACCTCCACGTTCTCTATCTCGACCCATTGAGCCACAAGAGTTTGTGCTGCActgtttttttacagaatttacAATTACTACGCCTGCATCGGCACTCATTTGTCTCTGGATAGGACGGACAGCATTAGCTGGAGGAGGAGGCCTGTAGGGTGGAGTAACAACAAAGCCACCACCACTGATCCCAGGTCGCTCAGAGAGAGGAGTGTTTAAGGCTGGCAGTGGAGGTGGAGGGGGTATTTTGTTTGAAGAAGTGACTTGGGATGTCTCTGTCATCTGTTGGGAAAGGGGAATCAGGCCACGAGTAAGAGAGGATGCACTTGTTGGGGGTGGAGAGGTTGGGTTGGAGGATGTTGAAGGATTATTAGAAGCCCCTGAAGCAGCAACTGCTGCTGCATCCAGTTTCAGAGCATCAATGCAGTTGTTAATAATCTGATTAACTTTGTCCACCTCCATGGCAATGGTGGAAATCTCTGATGCAGACCCCTGTCCATCATCATCAGAGTAATCACCAAGGTCAGTGCCATCATCATCCCTCAAATTTTCACCTCTCAACCCACCATCCCCCAGCCTTTCCATCCCTGCCCCTCCCATTCTTATATCCATGTAGTTTCCTTTGTTTGCTGCCATGGCCTCAGAAAAGGCTGTGGCCATTTTTTCCACTTGAGGGATAGAAGAAAGCCTTGAGGATGTGGTGTTGGCTGAGTGAAGCATGGCCGAACTTGAAGATgtagacatgggcaactttCCTCCATGGTGATGTTGATACTGGTGATGGTCTCTTGATTGTTCCTGAAGCTTATGTGCAGCTAATGGGTCATTAGCCACTGCCGCAGCCACCTCGGGACCATATCGCATTTCCAGTATTGTTTTCTTGACACAGATGGATTTCTTCTTCTCATCATGCATTCGCTTCTTTCGAAGGCAATAGTATACAAAACCCAAGATAATGAGCATGCCAA
The Gouania willdenowi chromosome 8, fGouWil2.1, whole genome shotgun sequence genome window above contains:
- the elfn2b gene encoding protein phosphatase 1 regulatory subunit 29; the encoded protein is MQGVSTTSTFLLLLVPSLLVFSFFPNVANGDCWLIEGDKGYVWLAICSQNQPPYETIPQHINNTVHDLRLNENKLKAVLFSSMYRFTNLTDLNLTKNDIGYIEDGAFAGQANLQVLQLGYNKMTNLTEGMMRGLGRLQCLFLQHNLIEVIATNAFWECPSLSSIDLSSNKLARIDPSTFTVLSRLMVCELAANPFHCGCDLYGFLTWLEFFNNVSHTYDRLQCETPREMFGFPLLSPISASHAGRNAKNILFHHCRNGVIYGMTSLPPGLEENQSGFGPDLVGGVGPYHQPTTSSSSGEDGYSPSIKLHHVSLSSASLLVKIPKPYSKMYILTQYNQTYVSDVMNLRNKKEMITLNKLKPNNDYTFCVVSVRNSQRYNHTCLQFSTRGQNHDDTLPTPSTTTHYIMTIVGCLFGMLIILGFVYYCLRKKRMHDEKKKSICVKKTILEMRYGPEVAAAVANDPLAAHKLQEQSRDHHQYQHHHGGKLPMSTSSSSAMLHSANTTSSRLSSIPQVEKMATAFSEAMAANKGNYMDIRMGGAGMERLGDGGLRGENLRDDDGTDLGDYSDDDGQGSASEISTIAMEVDKVNQIINNCIDALKLDAAAVAASGASNNPSTSSNPTSPPPTSASSLTRGLIPLSQQMTETSQVTSSNKIPPPPPLPALNTPLSERPGISGGGFVVTPPYRPPPPANAVRPIQRQMSADAGVVIVNSVKKQCSTNSCGSMGRDRERGGARVYSLDVSEPRSPDACKQQQHQFQDRASPVGCGEPIDRLPLVGSGSCGGGGGGGCDSGGVGAQRQDSQKSHHYNQQQQNHHPQQQQQQLEVQQDYHCSEHRHSVPALYYEDSHQGSPGQRVSFLKPLSRSRRDAASYSQLSPARHHSSYSGYSSSPEYSSESTLRIWERFRPYRKGQQNEACYVTAGNALRKKVQFAKGEDLHDILDYWKGVSAQQKL